A genomic stretch from Spongiibacter nanhainus includes:
- a CDS encoding peroxiredoxin, with product MGVLVGKPAPDFTCAAVKGNGEIVDEYTLSENIKGKYGLLFFYPLDFTFVCPSELIALEHRMDKFRELGVEVISVSIDSQFTHNAWRNTPVNNGGIGEVTYTMAADVRHDICRAYDVEADGGVAFRGAFLIDKEGVVRSQLVNDLPLGRNVDELIRLVEALQFHEEHGEVCPAGWNKGDKGMNASPDGVAAYLSENSDKL from the coding sequence ATGGGTGTTCTAGTAGGTAAACCCGCACCAGACTTCACTTGCGCCGCGGTTAAAGGCAACGGCGAGATCGTTGACGAGTACACGCTGAGCGAAAATATCAAAGGCAAATACGGCCTATTGTTCTTCTACCCGCTGGACTTCACATTTGTCTGCCCCTCTGAGCTGATCGCTCTGGAGCACCGCATGGACAAATTCCGCGAGCTGGGTGTGGAAGTGATCAGTGTCTCCATCGATTCTCAGTTCACCCACAACGCCTGGCGCAACACGCCAGTTAACAACGGCGGTATCGGTGAAGTGACTTACACCATGGCGGCTGACGTGCGCCACGACATCTGCCGTGCCTACGACGTAGAAGCCGACGGCGGCGTCGCATTCCGCGGTGCCTTCCTGATCGACAAAGAAGGCGTGGTTCGCTCTCAGCTGGTTAATGACCTGCCGCTGGGCCGCAACGTCGACGAGCTGATCCGCCTGGTTGAAGCCCTGCAGTTCCACGAAGAGCACGGAGAAGTGTGCCCTGCCGGCTGGAACAAAGGCGACAAAGGTATGAATGCCTCACCTGACGGTGTGGCGGCTTACCTGTCAGAGAATTCTGACAAGCTGTAA
- a CDS encoding bacterioferritin-associated ferredoxin, with translation MYVCLCKGITDKQIRESMDNGANSFREVRRELDLASQCGKCGALARTVYDAHLSHIDDSLCYAAA, from the coding sequence ATGTACGTGTGTCTTTGCAAAGGTATTACCGACAAACAAATCCGTGAGTCCATGGATAACGGCGCCAACAGCTTTCGCGAGGTTCGCCGGGAGCTGGATCTGGCCAGCCAGTGCGGCAAGTGTGGCGCTCTGGCCCGCACTGTTTACGATGCTCACCTCAGCCATATCGACGACAGCCTCTGTTACGCCGCCGCGTGA